In Methanocella paludicola SANAE, the sequence GCGGTCTCTGCGCCGTTCAAGGCCCATAAGGGATATATCAAGATCGGCTATACGTTCACCCGCACCCCGTATGACTCCGGATACGTGTATATTTACGACGTCCTGACGGGCGAGTCGTTCTATATCAGGCCCATGACACCGGGCTCCCAGCTCGGCCAGTCCATGGCGGACGTGCCGGCCGAGGGCGTCTACATCGCTCAGGCCACGATGCCCCCGGGCTCCTCGTACGGCGAGATCACGATAAGCCAGTGAGCCTACAACGAAGAAAAAAAGAATTATGCCTTAAGCCAGCCCTTTTCTACCCAGTGCTGGTAGTTGTGGGCCCAGTTCTCCTTATTGTACTTGACGCTCTGGCTGAAATTCTTGCGCCATTCCTTATGGGCTGCCTCCTGCTCCGGGTAGTGGCGCTTTTCCTTTATTGCCGCGACCATGTCCATGCCCAGGGCGTGAGCCTTCTTGATCCCTGCGTCCATCCCCTGGGGCCCCTGGGCCGCCAGGAAGCTGGCGCTGCCGACCACCAGGCCGCCGGACTTGTTGATGAAGGCGTTCATGACGGCGAGCACCTTCTCATCGCCCCCGCCGCCCGCCGTGGTCAGCGTGACGCCGTACTTGCCGTCCATTAGCTGCTCGTGGATGAAGTTGGCGCTCCGGTCCAATAGCGTCTTGAGCTGGGCGGTGACGCCGTCGATGTAGTTGGGGCTGCTCAGGATGATGCCGTCGGCTGCGAGCAGCTTTTCTTTTATTCCGGCGTACTCGTCCTTCTGCGCGCACTCGCCGACCTTATAGCAGTTAACGCAGCCCTTACAGTAGTTTACCTTTTTCCGGGCGACGTCGATGATCTCGGTCTCGGCGCCGGCCTCGCGGGCCCCCTCCAGGGCCGCGTTCACGAGCCTGAGCGTCAGGCTGTTCTTGCCCTTCGGGCTGCTGGTGATCGCGATGATCTTCATATTATGAAAGGTTGGCCCGCGGCCTGATATATTTTCGTATGAAGGAGCGTACCACTAATTTTTAATATTTTGAAAATAAGTCTTTATTGTGCTTGAGCTTTCGCTGTTATTATTAGCATCGTCGGTGCTCGCCGGCATCGCGGTGGGCGCTGTGGCAGGGCTGCTCCCGGGGGTGCATGTTAACAACACGTCGGCGATCCTGCTGGGCCTTGCCCCTGCGCTGGCGGCCCTGGGCGTGCCGGCCCTCTACGTGGCCGTGATGATCGTTGCCAGCACCGTCTCCCAGAGCTTCCTGGACATCGTGCCCTCAATATTCCTGGGGGCTCCCGACGAGGCCACGGTCATGGCGGTGCTCCCCGGCCACCGGATGCTGCTCGAGGGCAGGGGCGTAGAGGCTGTCCGCCTTTCGGCCATGGGCAGCGGCCTGGCCATCGGCGTG encodes:
- a CDS encoding flavodoxin family protein, giving the protein MKIIAITSSPKGKNSLTLRLVNAALEGAREAGAETEIIDVARKKVNYCKGCVNCYKVGECAQKDEYAGIKEKLLAADGIILSSPNYIDGVTAQLKTLLDRSANFIHEQLMDGKYGVTLTTAGGGGDEKVLAVMNAFINKSGGLVVGSASFLAAQGPQGMDAGIKKAHALGMDMVAAIKEKRHYPEQEAAHKEWRKNFSQSVKYNKENWAHNYQHWVEKGWLKA